A stretch of the Salarias fasciatus chromosome 3, fSalaFa1.1, whole genome shotgun sequence genome encodes the following:
- the LOC115381023 gene encoding NLR family CARD domain-containing protein 3-like: MTSGLDQMSMQSDCSIMNPPVLGMEDFQGSQTSSIPDQASMKSNRSKGDQPTFDIKEFDRPANDESCGNEFKTTNEETNAEKVEGESNLSKVKQRFKRTMQENNMMVFEGDEDQKSSLNHIYTQLHITTGGSEAPRAEHESKQLRAQLNETKLLNDEFSVNLSNIFKCFPDQEKYRTVLTKGVAGIGKSFSVKKFTLDWATEEANQDVDFMFTFAFRELNLCSGEKSLHELLTEFHPDLLHLTAPADYVNTKTIVILDGLDESRLPLVFKDNQVVTSVHQKTSVGNLMVNLIKGHLLPNANIWITSRPTAADMIPVEHVGLMTEIRGFNDSQIKEYFQRQFAQDLDLATRITSHIQSSESLHFMCQIPIFCWISALLFQEVFGDEEPAIPQTLTEMMAHFLSTQTRRRMKKPGGMPVKTEENFLTRHREFILKLGKLAFQQLLKNSLIFYEKDLEDCGIDMKEASVCSEFFNTLLVDEKIIHQNKVFLFVHLTVQEFFAALYVFDSFLSDNVTELDDFLQMKDSEHTLLDLLKTTVDRVLGKAYGHMDFFMRFLLGLLAEANRRVLGGLLKPPDPSEDTEKKILAHLKSIQRENISPDGCINLFQTMVEMRDHKVKDEIEEYLKVQDHSGTELTPLHCSALAYMLQVSKNDLEVFDLKSYKTSEEGRRRLIPAVRRSRKALLANCGVTTQWVEHLAFGLRFPHSPLQDLDLSNNDLRDSGVQELCKGLESQYCRLERLSLSGCMVTKEGCGHLVSALRANPTYLKVLDLSYNNPEESGIIQLQEIKNDPEFKLRYDHGSIERIKPGLKKYACDVTLDPNTVSKNLLLSEGNRRVSWAVEQQTTAERRSEVCLSQQRLKERCYLEVDLLESCSIVLAYGSVIEKRGERELGRDDEAWWFTVDHGCCYVEHGRNRVEVESPNWRSRRLGVYLDWEAGVLSFYRVSSDSLTCLHTFTDTFTHALQPAVRLHPHSSVTFISPE; the protein is encoded by the exons ATGACTTCAGGTCTCGACCAGATGTCGATGCAGAGTGACTGTTCTATTATGAATCCACCTGTGCTTGGCATGGAGGATTTTCAGGG TTCACAGACGAGTTCAATTCCTGACCAGGCATCGATGAAGAGTAACAGATCTAAGGGAGATCAGCCCACGTTTGACATCAAAGAGTTTGACAG ACCTGCAAATGATGAGTCATGTGGAAACGAGTTCAAAACAACAAACGAAGAgacaaatgcagaaaaagttgAAG GTGAAAGCAATCTGTCAAAAGTAAAGCAACGTTTTAAAAGAACCATGCAAGAGAACAACATGATGGTCTTTGAAGGTGATGAAGACCAAAAGAGTTCCCTGAATCATATTTACACACAACTCCACATCACCACTGGAGGGAGTGAAGCACCACGTGCAGAACATGAGTCCAAACAGCTTCGAGCTCAGCTAAATGAAACTAAACTCCTCAACGATGAGTTTTCAGTCAACCTCAGCAACATCTTCAAATGTTTCCCTGATCAAGAAAAGTACAGAACTGTTCTGACGAAAGGTGTCGCCGGCATTGGAAAGTCCTTCAGTGTgaagaagttcactctggactgggccaCAGAGGAGGCCAACCAGGACGTTGACTTCATGTTCACTTTTGCTTTCCGAGAGCTGAATTTATGTTCTGGTGAGAAAAGCCTCCATGAGCTCCTCACCGAGTTCCACCCCGATCTTCTCCATCTGACTGCACCTGCTGATTACGTCAACACCAAGACGATAGTGATCCTGGACGGCCTGGACGAGAGCAGACTCCCCCTGGTCTTCAAGGACAATCAGGTGGTCACATCTGTCCATCAAAAGACATCTGTGGGAAACCTGATGGTGAATCTCATCAAGGGTCACCTTCTTCCCAATGCAAACATCTGGATAACATCCCGTCCAACAGCAGCCGATATGATCCCTGTGGAGCATGTTGGACTGATGACGGAGATCAGAGGATTCAATGACAGTCAAATCAAAGAGTACTTTCAGAGGCAGTTTGCTCAAGATCTTGATCTGGCAACAAGAATCACATCACATATTCAGTCTTCAGAGAGTCTCCACTTCATGTGTCAAATCCCCATCTTCTGCTGGATTTCCGCCCTGCTTTTTCAGGAGGTTTTTGGAGATGAAGAACCTGCAATTCCCCAAACTCTGACAGAGATGATGGCACATTTTCTGTCTACCCAAACAAGACGTAGAATGAAAAAGCCTGGTGGGATGCCTGTGAAGACTGAAGAAAACTTTCTGACCCGACACAGAGAATTTATTCTGAAACTTGGCAAACTTgctttccagcagctgctgaagaacagCTTGATCTTCTATGAAAAAGACCTTGAAGACTGTGGCATCGATATGAAAGAagcgtctgtctgctctgaatTTTTCAATACACTTCTTGTGGACGAAAAAATCATCCACCAGAACAAAGTCTTCCTCTTCGTTCATCTGACCGTACAGGAGTTCTTTGCAGCTCTCTACGTCTTCGACTCTTTCTTAAGTGACAATGTCACAGAGTTGGATGACTTCCTTCAAATGAAAGACAGTGAACACACTTTACTGGATCTTCTGAAGACGACTGTTGACAGAGTGTTGGGAAAGGCGTACGGCCACATGGACTTCTTCATGCGCTTCCTGCTTGGCCTCCTAGCAGAGGCCAATCGAAGAGTCCTTGGAGGTCTGCTGAAGCCACCAGATCCGAGTGAAGACACTGAGAAGAAAATCCTGGCTCACCTGAAATCCATCCAAAGAGAGAACATCTCTCCAGATGGCTGCATCAACCTTTTCCAGACCATGGTGGAGATGAGAGACCACAAAGTCAAAGATGAGATTGAGGAATACCTGAAAGTGCAGGATCATTCAGGGACGGAGCTGACTCCGCTGCACTGCTCTGcactggcctacatgctgcaggtGTCAAAGAACGATCTGGAAGTATTCGACCTGAAGAGCTACAAGACCTCCGAGGAGGGCCGGAGGAGGCTGATCcctgcagtgaggaggagccGAAAGGCCTT ACTAGCAAACTGTGGAGTGACCACTCAGTGGGTGGAACATCTGGCCTTTGGACTCAGGTTTCCCCACTCTCCTCTGCAAGATCTGGACCTGAGCAACAACGACCTGAGAGACTCAGGAGTGCAGGAGTTGTGTAAAGGCCTGGAGAGTCAATACTGCAGACTGGAAAGGCTCAG CTTATCGGGCTGCATGGTGACTAAAGAAGGCTGTGGTCACCTGGTGTCGGCTCTGCGCGCCAACCCGACCTATCTGAAAgttctggacctgagctacaacaaCCCAGAAGAGTCAGGAATAATTCAGCTTCAAGAAATCAAGAATGATCCGGAGTTCAAGCTGAG GTATGACCATGGATCGATTGAACGGATCAAGCCAGGGCTCAAAAAAT ACGCCTGTGATGTGACTCTGGATCCCAACACGGTGAGCAAGAACCTGCTGCTGTCCGAGGGGAACAGAAGAGTGAGCTGGGCGGTCGAGCAGCAGACGACAGCAGAACGGAGATCTGAAGTCTGCCTGAGCCAGCAGAGGCTGAAGGAGCGCTGCTACCTGGAGGTGGACTTGCTGGAGTCCTGCAGCATTGTGTTGGCATACGGGAGCGTCATAGAGAAAAGAGGTGAACGTGAGCTGGGGAGGGACGACGAGGCGTGGTGGTTCACCGTCGATCATGGATGCTGTTACGTTGAACACGGGAGAAACAGGGTCGAAGTTGAATCTCCCAACTGGCGCTCCAGACGCCTCGGAGTGTATCTGGACTGGGAAGCTGGTGTTCTGTCCTTCTACAGAGTTTCCTCCGACAGTCTCACCTGCCTCCACACCTtcacagacacattcacacacgccCTTCAACCCGCCGTCCGACTTCACCCGCACTCCTCCGTCACCTTCATTTCACCAGAGTGA